The Argopecten irradians isolate NY chromosome 16, Ai_NY, whole genome shotgun sequence genome window below encodes:
- the LOC138310540 gene encoding C-type lectin domain family 4 member E-like, translated as MRSGLLLLFSLVGTLVQACPSGWIQHGERCYFFSIVDAGSWSEAGGYCRNFNAQLAEPDTPSAVTFLDGEVRDKHPKQGEYYLGGSDFFVEGEWRWASSLNVITNAPWGSGEPNDQLGKEDCLALTIIGYWNDVPCNTSLPFVCQVDNEFSQTAIG; from the exons ATGCGAAGTGGATTACTTCTCCTGTTCAGTTTGGTGGGAACGCTTGTTCAAG cTTGCCCATCAGGCTGGATACAACATGGGGAACGCTGTTATTTCTTCAGTATAGTCGATGCTGGATCCTGGTCCGAAGCTGGT GGCTATTGTCGTAACTTCAATGCACAACTAGCTGAACCAGACACACCATCGGCCGTGACATTCCTAGACGGCGAGGTCAGAGATAAACACC CAAAACAGGGCGAATACTATCTGGGCGGGTCAGACTTCTTTGTTGAAGGCGAATGGCGGTGGGCAAGCAGCTTAAATGTAATCACAAACGCCCCCTGGGGTTCCGGTGAACCAAACGACCAACTAGGGAAAGAGGATTGCCTGGCCTTGACCATAATTGGTTACTGGAATGACGTACCATGTAATACGTCACTTCCGTTTGTGTGTCAAGTAGA cAATGAGTTTAGCCAAACAGCTATCGGTTAA